The Chthoniobacterales bacterium genomic interval TTTAATGTCCCCACTCGGGGATAGTCCTAAATCCCTCGCCTTCAGGCGAAGGGAAGGTAGAAGACTTGTGGGAGATGAAGCTCTATCGGAAGGGCAGCCACAGCAAGCACGACCTGAAGGTGCATTTGGTCTGGATACCGAAATACCGCAAGAAAGTGTTGGTTGGGGAAGTTGCGCTGCGGGTGAGGGATCTGCTGAGGCAAGTGGCGATGGAGCGCGAGTTGGTGATCATCAGCGGGAAGATTGCGCGGGATCATGTGCATATGTTTTTGAGCTATCGTCCGCAGCAGGACATCAGTTCGATCGTGCAGTGGCTGAAAGGAACGAGTTCACGGATACTCCTTCAGGAGTTTGCGCATCTGCGCAAACAGTTTTGGGGAAAGCATCTGTGGGGCAGGGGATACTTGGCGGTAAGCTCGGGCAACATCACGGATGCGATGATAAAGAGCTACATCGCCGAGCAGGAGGGAGAGCCTGTCCACGATGACGGTCAATTTCTAATTGACGATGTGCCGCCGAAGGCAAACCTACCGTCTTCTAGACGGTAGTTGTTTTAGTGGATTGCTCCGTCTCTCCGACTCTGCTGCAGAGAGCCTCTCCAAGCACCAAGGGCGGTTGGAGTTAAAGGCGCTTAAAGGAATTTCCGACGCGGCCGCCAAGAGCCTTGCTCAGCACCGGGGTCCTGTTGATCTCGCCGGTTTGTTGGCCGAGGAAGTTTCCCAAGCGGCGGCTGAAAGCCTTTCGCAAAATGAGGAGATCGAGCTCTATGGTGATCTCGCGAAACGCGTCCGATATATCAAGCGCCGGCTAAAATAAACCAGCCAGCTCCCGCATCGTGAATCACCAACGATAAACAGCATGACCGTAAAAGAACTCAAGAAAGCGCTGCGCGGGGTGCCTGAACATGCACAAGTCCGAGTCCTGAAAGACGGAGTTTACTGCGAAAAAACTGATGTGTGGATGGCTGGCTACAACAAAGAAACGGACGACGAAACCGGAGAAGAGACCGAAGAATTTACCATTAACTGCTGAAACCACTGCTATCGAGAGCTCAAGCTATGACACGTTTTGCCCTCGAAAAACACCGTCGGACCAGATATTTTCGCAGCATATGAATTTCCCTTCCCTTGAAATCACGGAATACGAAGGCATCCAATCGGCAACACTGAAGGATGGCGTTGAACTGACTCCTGCGCTGGCCGAGGAGATCCGAAGCTTCCGGGGAAAGCTCAGCATTACGGACATCAGCCAACTGCCGCTGGACTTTCTCACGACACTTCTTGAGGGATTCAACGGTGACTATTTAAGCCTTCTCGGTAACTTCAAACTAGAACCTATCCCAAAACCCCCTTCATTGGCATGAAGGCTGCTGCGTTATGGTCATGCTTATACTCAGCAAAACACAACTCGATGTCCTTGAAATGTTGGTTCCCGATCACGCTGTCAGTCCCAAAGGTGGCAGACCTCCGATCGATAAACGGCGCGCCTTGGCCGGGATTTTCTGGGTCTTGGACAATGGCGCGAAGTGGAAAGATCTGCCCAAGCGATTCGGTTCCAAGAGCAGCGTGCACCGCTGGTTTTTGCGTTGGGTGAGGGCGGGAGTTTTCGATCATCTCATGCGTTCGATGGGGCGCTTGGTCGAAGAGCAAGGTCGCTTCCGGCTCTACGAATGCTTCGTGGACGGAACCTTTGCCAAAGCCAAGGGTGGCGGCGCGGGCATCGGCTGCACCAAGGCTGGCAAAGGAGTGAAAATCATGATTTTGGTCGATGCTAAAGGACTGCCGCTGGCGGTCAGCACGGCCCCGGCCAACCCGCATGAAAGCGGTCTGATCCAGGAACTCTTCGGCTTCATGCTCAGCTCCGAGTTGCCCGAGCGAGTCATCGGCGATAAGGCTTACGACAGCGATGCCTTGGATGAAAAACTCGCCCTGCAAGGCATGGAACTCATCGCCCCCAATCGGGCCAACCGACATGTCTCGCAGGACGGCCGCGCTCTGCGTCGCTACAAACGGCGTTGGACTGTTGAGCGCACCATCGCGTGGCTGCAAAACTACCGGCGCCTTTGTATCCGGTGGGAAAAATCCCAACTCGCTTTCCAAGGCTTCCTTCATTTCGCTTGCGCTCTTCTGCTCATGAAAGAGGTTTTGGGATAGGTTCTAAGTCCCGAAGCAGCTGAGGCTCTCAGCCGGTTTAAAGGGGGAATCAATCTGAATGACGTCACGGATTTGCCCGAGGATGTTGCTGCAGCGTTGGCCAAGCACGAGGGGGAGTTGGATCTCAATGGGATTTCCTCACTTACCGAAGCCTCTGGGCTGCAGCTGGCCAAGCATGTCAAATGCGTGGGGTTGGAAAACCTCGACTTCGACAATTTACCGAGCAGCGTCGTCGAAGCTTTCGGGAAAGCATGGCCCGATGTTTGGGGAAATGCCTGAGATGTTCGGACTTGCAGCTTTTTGTGACCCACGACTGAGACGGGGTAGCAAAGACAGTATGAATCTGGATCAACTGTTCGCTTGCAACCGGGGCACTTTCCGCGATTTCTACGGTGAGTTGCGGCGTTGCTTCGAAGCGGTGGATTGCTTCCACGTTGTCGAGGAAGACAACTGTTCCAAACTGCCTTGGCCGATTGGCCAGGGTGTCTATGCGATTTGGCAGGGAAGTGGCCGCACTGCCTCATCCCTCGTCTATGTCGGAATGACCGGAAAGATGAGCAATGCGAACGGGCGCACCGAATTGCCCGACAAGCCCAGAGGATTTCGGGCAAGGGCCGAGCGCACCAATCCCTACTCATTCACGAGCAAGGGTCCCTTCGAGAATCACTTCGAGTTCGGGCCGACGAGATCTGGTGCGCTGTTCTGCTGCCGCTTTACATGCGGGCGGTTGCCAAGGCATTGCCTGAAACGCAGAAAGCCTTCGACCGACTCGTCCTGCAATCCGCGTTGGCAGTCGCCTCCATCCTCAAACAGCGCGGTGGATTCGGGGTGGGGCAGAAAATGGTGAATCTCTTTTTCAAGGATCTCTGGGCCCTCGACTTCATCGATGCGGTTACAGAGAAACTGCTCCACGCGCCGATAGACCGCATCGTCCTCGGCAAGTTCAAAAGCGTGCCAATCTTATGGAACGCCTGGAGCCGGGTGGAGGCTGATTCAGTTGCCGATCAAGAAGTTAGGGACTATCTCGCGATCCAGACCAAGCTGCGTAAATACGCCGAAACGTCGCCGATCCCCTTCGGCTCCCTGATCCAGATGGAACAATTCATCTGGCACCGGGTCTAGTATACGCGTCGCCTATGACACGGTTTGTGCTCGCTTTACGGACATTTATTTGAAAAAATGCGATTTATGAACTGGATACACGCTAACCAAGACTGGCCTAGCTCCTCAGAGAATCCCCTCATTCTGGTTGCTGCATCCGGGTTTGATTCAGAGGGTCAATTTACGAGCTACAGCTACCACGTAGTTAAATTCGACCGCGCGGATGAATTCGAAGGCGACATTTGGACCGACTGCTCGCTGGATGAGCCCTTCGATATGAAGAACGAGCTTGGCTACTGGATGTCGCTTACCCTGGCACCCGAGTGGCACGTTAGCTAATTGAGCAATACCTCTTATGGACCTAACATTAGTCATCAGCGGCACGACGAACGAAACTGCCATCACCAAAATCCCGCACCCCAGCCAGTCGCCCTCGGAAAATAAGGCTGCCTTGAAATCCATGGCCGAGACTTGGTTTGAGCAAGACGAGCCTCGGTGGTTCGAGAGGTCAGATGTCTTTCACGGCAGCGGCATCCTTCTGGATAAAAAGACCAAAGTTCTTGTCACTTCGGACGGAAAAAAGATCGACAGCTTCAAGTTGGCGGATGTCCCCAACCTTTTCAAAGTGCTCCAAGCCACGGGCAACTCCTGCGACATGTCTTCAGCAGGGATACTGGCGATGGAGAACTCCGAGGGCACTGCGACTTTCACCGGTTCGGTTGATGTTTATGATCGCTCCAAGCTTGTTTTTGAAATTGTGCGCATTGGTGGCTTCAATCTTTTCGCTACCGACCCAGCCGCAGCTTCTGCCCAGTATTTTATCATCACTGGCGTTCAAGGCTTAACAGGTGAGGGCATCGAATCGAGCGAGACATCTTCCGCTGTTCTCATCAGTTCGGGGCTACCCTTTACCGCTCCCGCGGATTGCAAATACGACGCAGCTGCGGCCGCACGATTTAGGAAGACATTTCTCGGCTGAATGCCCACTTCGCCTCGCTCATGAGCCCGGAAATTCAAGCGGCATTAATCACCGGTTGTTTCACTGTGCTTGCCACCGTTATTGGCGCCGTGATCGCGTTGATGATCAGCCGCAAGATCAGCAAGCGCCAAAAGCTCGAGGAGGATCTGAAGGAGGCGGTCAGCGACATCCGCTTTCTTCTCGCGGTCGAGCAGGCGCATTGCGGGAAACACCGCGAAACTGACGGCGAAAGCTACAAAAACCGGACCAGGCAAGTCGTCCGCGATGACAAAAGACTCAGTTTTTCAGGCCGCTTCACGCCGGTTAATTGGTCGTGAATGCCAATAAGCATGTAATTCCATGGAAATAAATCCCTTCATTCACCAAATGGTGTTGAGAAATTCTTTCAACGCGGCGACCCAGCGGGGGACGTCGGTCTACGCGGTGGCGGTGGATGACCCTCGTCGCGGGGAGTTCAGAAATTGGACCAAAGAATGGCTCACCGCTCTCGGTTTGCGCTACATCGCGTGGGAATACACGCCCGTCACCTTCTGCCAAGAGATCGAGGACCTAAAGAGGGAAGCCAACAAGCATCACAAAGCAGTCTTGGCACCAGGCATGATCACCCTCGGGATTTCACAGAAATTAATCGCGCTCTACCTGAAATACCTCTGGCTGCTCGGAAACCCTGAAAAAATGCCCCTCTTGCCACCTTTGGACAACCGGGTCTTTGCAGCCGTGGGCTTGCGGCTTGGTGGATTCAAAGGAATCGACGACATGCAGGTTCTCAAGGATGCGTGGGCGAAAGTGGACGCTCATGCCGCACAGCAGGGAATGAGGTCTGGCACCATCTGGGAATCACGCTGGTGGACAGATGGTGATGATGAATCTGCCGCGGATTAAAGCGGCGTGACGATCTCCAAAGCCATTGCGGTGGACTAAGTTAGAGAACCGCCGCGTTTATGACGGGTTTTCGGCTCGCTTCGTGCTGGTGATTCAGACAGGCTTGCGTTCCAGCCACAGAAAACTTTCACCCCTATGAGTGAAGAACAAAAAGTCCTGACCGGATCGACGACCCCAGCTTCTCAAGCGAAAACATCGCGAAACAATTTGGAGGCTAATTCAGTTCAATCAGAGGAGGAGTTGCTCCTAGAAATAGCCGGCAGGCTCAGGGTGCTGCTTGCTTTGGTCGATAGCACCAATTCAGGCATGCCGCTCGTAAGGCACCAAAAGGGAGTATCACAGGTGTTTTGTCCTTGTTCGCAATGAGTCATGGTCTGGCTTGGCAAATCTTGAAAGCGCAGAAAGGCTTTTGAATATGCCTCCTACTCGCTACGGGTCTAGTGCGGTCGCTCTGCTCGCCATAGGCTTCGAGGACGCAGCACGATGGCAAACCGATGGCAGGAAATTGAAAGCGGTCGGCTACAAATCGGCCCGTTGGCGGTGGCTTACGGCCTCACACGGTGCCCTTTATGCATTCTGCAGCGGGAATAATGTTCTCTATATAGGCAGGACGCCAAAGGTCCTCAGCAAGCGAATTGCAGACTATAGTAAACCTGACAGCCTTCGTTTGCTGGACCGAAAGCTTCAAGCGGGAATCCGCAAATTGCTGGGACGTGGGAAGGACGTTCGCATCCTTGTGCTACCGATACACGCCTCGCCTATTCGGTGGATGAGCTACACAATAAATTTAGCGGCAGGATGGGAAGACTTTTTGCTTCAGAGATTCAAGCCTCAGTGGAACAAAAGTGGGAAGTGCTGGCGGACGGAGGCTGCAGCAAATGAACAGGAACTCAGTGCTGTCTCCCTTGGAAGGAACTAGAGCCTGCGCTGGGCAAGTCCACAGTCAATGTCGTTGCCGCGGACTGAGTTGGGAGAAAAGCACGGCTATGACAGGTTTCCGTCTCGCTTCGGGCGGCTGCTTCGGGCAAGCTTCGTTAAATAAAAATAAAAGAAGCCCATGAGCAATAAGCTAAGCGATATCTTTTCATCTTTTGAGCAGACGACACCCGGGCTAAAGTGGGGAGCCTTTTACCTGAGCGGCGGGCCGACTGAAAAAGGCTTGACCGTCGACCTCTGTCGTGTTGTATTTAATGTAAACCTATGGCAGAAAAATTCCTTATTGATGTTGGTTTTGTTCCAGAAGAGAGTTCCTCGGACTTAATTATGTGCGGGGACCCAGAGGGATCAGGAACGAAAGAAGTCAATTTGGAGTGGATCGGCGATGAGATTTGTTCGCCCGGCAATTCAGCTAAAGTTAAAGTAGCTGTCGGCGATAATATCTGGAAAGCCGATGCCAAGATTTGGAAAGATTTAGCGGACACATTTTTATCTGATCTGTCGGCAAACAAAAAAATCGACCCAAGAAAATTGGCCTCTTGCTGGGCAGTGTTCCAAGATGAAGACCCTCCCGATAAATCGGTGCGATTAGTGTCTGAGGAGAATGGCGGGGGAGAGTTCCGCAATGATGACGGTGAGTATAACGGTCATTTTTATGTGCGGTATCAGGTTGAAGAGGACGACTCCTACTTTGGGGAAAAAATCGTCGTTTTTAAGTAGCCCAAATCAAGATAGATCGGCTCAGGCAAAGGATCAGCCCCTTGGGCTGCCCAACTTTGCAAAATAGGAACTGCATCCCCTATGGCAGTTCGACTAGGTTCGGAAACTCCGAGAATCCAGATGCACGCGGCAGACTGCTCTGCCTAAATCTACTCTGAAACTATCCAAACTGCTATGAACAAAGCTGAATCAAAATTAATGCAAGAGATCAAACGCTTGCACTTGGCCCGGTATGATCTTCCAACTGACTCCGAGGCCGTCTCGCTTGCCCATTCCGACCTTTTATCCGCTCCGGACTACTTGCACTCGGCTGGTGACAAGCCCTGTAAAATGCACGCGACAGACGTGCTTCACCTTGCTGCCATTCATTCACCCAAGCTGATCAACGAAATTATTATCAGAGACTGCATCGGGGCTTTTGGGGCCTGTAATGATGCGAGCAAGATCAACACAATACGCATAATGTCGGCTCTCAGAAGGAGAGATGCCGTTAAATTCCTAGAAGAAGTGCGAGATGACAAAACACGGCCGAATGCAGTTACCGTCAAAAAGGAAAATGGGAAGCATGTTTTCGCAGCCTATCGCGACGACTCGCAGCCGGACTTGGTTGCGGACGAAGCGAGGAAGGCACTTGAGCGTATCAATAACATTGCTGTTTGAGAGCGATAACCGAGGCTGCTTGGCTTGCTTTTCCGAAGAACCCCCCAAATGGATAAACAAACCGTCACTAGCGCCATCGTTAATTTGTCTAAGCGCCGCCCCGTTTTTCATTCCGAAGCCGACTTGCAGCACGCATTCGCCTGGGAACTCGCTTCCACCAAAGGCGTGTCACTCAGGCTGGAAGTTCCACTCCCGGATGTGGGTGAAGTAGACCTACTTATTCCTGCGCCGGCTACCGTGATCGAGTTCAAATACAAGACGGCGGTAAGGGATATTACCATCTCTGAAGAGAATTTTGCTCTCAAGCAACATGGAGCACAACCGCTTGGCCGCTACGATGTGCTGAAAGATCTTTCGCGCGTTGAAAAATCCAATCGTGGGGGCTTTGTGTTGTTCATCACAAGTGACGCATCCTATTGGGGTCCGTGTCGCGGCAACGGCTCGAGCTTTTCCCTCCACCAAGGGAGAGCAATTCACGGAAGGATGGCGTGGGAAAACAATAGCAACAAAAAGTCACTGGGCGCAAAACGGGTCCATCCGATAACCATCTCGGGAAGCTACATTTGTGAATGGAACGACTACTCGCGAGAGGGAGAATTCCGCTACCTTTTGTTTAGCATCAAAAGGTTATGACACGATCCCGGCTCGCTTTTCCGGCCTGATCTGCTAGGGTCGGAATCCTCTTGAAGCCCGTCATTCCCCTCGACAAACCTGAATCCTTGGCCCCACAGGTCGCGGCCCATTTGCTGGCGGGTCGGACGGGAAGGCCCATCGATCTGGGGGACACGCTGGTCCTTATTCCGACCGCCGGTGCCGGCCGTGCCATCAGAAGGGAACTTTCCAAACACGGTGTCCTTTCCCCGCAATTCCGGCTTCCGATGGATGCGCTTGTTCCGAGCGGACTTGCCGTGGCTAGTCGCTTGGAGCGGGAAGCGGCATGGGTGCACCTACTCGATCCCGCCAAGCAGAAGACTTTTGCCTCCCTGATCCCGCCCGTCGTCCCTCTCGATACTCCCGACGACCGATTCGGCGTAGCGGCGCGCCTCTGCAATGTCTGCGACCAATTGGCCGAAGCGGGACTCGATCCGGCTTCGCCGTCGCTTCCCAAACAACTCACTGAAGATGCACAACGCTGGGAGGCCTTCGGCAAACTTTACGCCGAGTATCTCAAACTCTTGTCCAAACACGGATTGCGCGATCCCAACGATGTGCGCTTGGAGCAGGCCAAGAGTCCGGCGGCCACAGAAGATTTGAAGCGCGTTGTCGTGGCATGCATCCCCGACCTTGCGCCGGTCGTGGAAACATATCTGCAGTCGCTTGAGAAAAAGGGGATCGCAATCGACGTGCTCGCCTGGAGTCCGCAGGGCCAAGCAAAGCATCTCGATGCCATGGGGCGTCCCAAGAAGGAGTGGACCGAAGGAGGACTGCTGCGTGTGGAGCAAGATACGATCTTGCCGGCCAACGATCCTCCCACCGAGGCGGGATTCCTCCTCGACTACGTCGGCGCCCAGGCTGATGCAGACTTCGAAGTCTTTGCGGCCGCACCGGAATCAGCGGTGGCCCTCGCGCAAGAAATCACCTGGCGCGATGCGGAATCTTATCTGCCCGAAGGTCGAGGGTTGGCTCAGACCGAGTCGGCGGAGATTCTGCTCGGTTGGGATGCATTCGCCGCGACCCGCCGTCTTCGTGACCTGCGCGTTCTCCTGCAAAAGCCGGCTTTTCTCGCGTTCTTCGTCGCCGAAGCGGGCAAAGCGGAAAAGTTCAGGGCCAATGACGCCCTCGAGTCCTGCGATCTATTGATCGGTCAGCGGTTGTGCGAAAATATTCCGTCGGCCCGAAGTTGGCTCCAGCACGCCGAGCGTCCGAGCAACAAAGGTGCTTTGAGAGCTTTCATTGCGCAGGAAGACCTCGTTAGGACTGCAGAGAGCCTTCTTGCGCGCAAACTCGACGGACGCGGAATGCTTTCGGCGGTCAATGAGCACCGTGGAACGGTCGAGGCGGGATCCTTCGCGGCCAAGGAATTGGCGGCGATCGCCGAAGT includes:
- the tnpA gene encoding IS200/IS605 family transposase; the protein is MKLYRKGSHSKHDLKVHLVWIPKYRKKVLVGEVALRVRDLLRQVAMERELVIISGKIARDHVHMFLSYRPQQDISSIVQWLKGTSSRILLQEFAHLRKQFWGKHLWGRGYLAVSSGNITDAMIKSYIAEQEGEPVHDDGQFLIDDVPPKANLPSSRR
- a CDS encoding IS5 family transposase gives rise to the protein MVMLILSKTQLDVLEMLVPDHAVSPKGGRPPIDKRRALAGIFWVLDNGAKWKDLPKRFGSKSSVHRWFLRWVRAGVFDHLMRSMGRLVEEQGRFRLYECFVDGTFAKAKGGGAGIGCTKAGKGVKIMILVDAKGLPLAVSTAPANPHESGLIQELFGFMLSSELPERVIGDKAYDSDALDEKLALQGMELIAPNRANRHVSQDGRALRRYKRRWTVERTIAWLQNYRRLCIRWEKSQLAFQGFLHFACALLLMKEVLG